A portion of the Fusobacterium nucleatum genome contains these proteins:
- a CDS encoding ABC transporter substrate-binding protein produces the protein MKFFTKKSFAFLMAILMMFTLVACGGDKKEETPATGTTNANGELVVGVTSFADTLEPTEQYFSWVITRYGVGENLVRFDENGELQALLAEEWKVSDDKLTWEFKIRDGVKFSNGNPLTAEAVKSSLERTFRKSKRADGFFKPTSIVADGQTLKISTEKPVAILPQCLADPLFLIIDTSDNVEEYTTNAPICTGPYVFKEFVPTEYAVVERNEDYWGGKAGLAKVTFKCINDQSTRALSLKTGEIGVAYNLKIENKADFEGQDDINIQELKSLRSTYAFMNQHGALGDLALRQALLRALDKKAYTENLLGGAATPGKAPIPPTLDFGFDKLVDDNAYNPESAKEILAKAGYKDVDGDGFVEKPDGSKLDLNFVIYTSREELKVYAQAAQANLKDVGIKVTLKTVSYETLLDMRDSGNFDLLIWNVLAANTGDPEKYLYENWDSRSASNQAGYKNEKVDELLDKLNVEFDPEKRKDLAIEIQQLIMNDAATVFFGYETTFLYSNKKVQNVKMFPMDYYWLTKDVTVSE, from the coding sequence ATGAAATTTTTTACAAAGAAAAGTTTTGCTTTTCTAATGGCAATCTTAATGATGTTTACTTTGGTGGCTTGTGGGGGAGATAAAAAAGAAGAAACTCCTGCAACAGGAACAACAAATGCTAATGGAGAATTAGTTGTAGGAGTTACAAGTTTTGCCGATACTCTTGAACCTACTGAACAATATTTTAGTTGGGTTATAACTCGTTATGGTGTTGGAGAAAACTTAGTTCGTTTTGATGAAAATGGGGAATTACAAGCTTTACTTGCAGAAGAATGGAAAGTTAGTGATGATAAATTAACTTGGGAATTTAAAATTAGAGATGGAGTTAAATTCTCTAATGGTAATCCTTTAACAGCAGAAGCAGTAAAATCTTCTCTTGAAAGAACTTTTAGAAAAAGTAAAAGAGCAGATGGATTCTTTAAACCTACTTCAATAGTTGCTGATGGACAAACTTTAAAAATATCTACTGAAAAACCAGTTGCTATTTTACCTCAATGTTTAGCAGATCCTCTATTCTTGATAATAGATACTTCTGATAATGTTGAAGAATACACAACAAATGCTCCTATCTGTACAGGACCTTATGTATTTAAAGAATTTGTCCCTACTGAATATGCAGTAGTTGAAAGAAATGAAGATTATTGGGGTGGAAAAGCTGGACTTGCAAAAGTTACTTTTAAATGTATCAATGACCAAAGTACTCGTGCCTTATCTTTAAAAACTGGAGAAATTGGAGTTGCTTACAACTTAAAAATTGAAAATAAAGCTGATTTTGAAGGACAAGATGATATTAATATTCAAGAATTAAAATCACTTAGATCTACTTATGCTTTTATGAATCAACATGGAGCATTAGGAGATTTAGCACTTCGTCAAGCATTGCTTAGAGCTTTAGATAAAAAAGCATATACTGAAAATCTATTAGGTGGAGCTGCTACTCCTGGAAAAGCCCCTATTCCTCCTACATTAGATTTTGGTTTTGATAAACTTGTTGATGATAATGCTTACAATCCTGAAAGTGCAAAAGAAATATTAGCAAAAGCAGGATATAAAGATGTAGATGGTGATGGGTTTGTTGAAAAACCAGATGGTTCAAAACTTGATTTAAATTTTGTAATCTATACAAGTAGAGAAGAATTAAAAGTTTATGCTCAAGCTGCTCAAGCTAACTTAAAAGATGTTGGTATTAAAGTTACTTTAAAAACTGTTAGTTATGAAACTCTTTTAGATATGAGAGATTCAGGAAACTTTGATTTATTGATTTGGAATGTACTTGCTGCCAATACAGGAGATCCTGAAAAATATCTATATGAAAACTGGGATAGCAGATCTGCATCTAATCAAGCAGGATACAAAAATGAAAAAGTTGATGAATTATTAGATAAATTAAATGTAGAATTTGATCCAGAAAAAAGAAAAGATTTAGCAATAGAAATTCAACAATTAATAATGAATGATGCTGCAACAGTATTCTTTGGATATGAAACTACTTTCTTATACTCAAATAAAAAAGTACAAAATGTAAAAATGTTCCCAATGGACTACTATTGGTTAACAAAAGATGTTACAGTTAGTGAATAG